From the Carya illinoinensis cultivar Pawnee chromosome 4, C.illinoinensisPawnee_v1, whole genome shotgun sequence genome, one window contains:
- the LOC122306566 gene encoding uncharacterized protein LOC122306566 codes for MAISRVVIFGMGTLLFCLLLIKVAKADESEFAPIHTVKHDGSHCNNAHTDKGELCREGEDGDDDDDVDDTFKVENKMGVSFSASTGLSVNSFDGLESEDLGNHELVLGH; via the coding sequence ATGGCCATATCCAGAGTGGTTATTTTCGGCATGGGGACACTCTTGTTTTGCTTATTATTGATCAAAGTCGCAAAGGCCGATGAATCTGAGTTTGCACCTATTCATACAGTCAAACATGATGGTAGTCATTGTAATAATGCCCATACCGATAAGGGTGAGCTGTGCCGGGAAGGCGAGGATGgcgatgatgacgatgatgttGACGACACTTTCAAGGTGGAGAACAAGATGGGAGTCTCTTTTTCAGCCTCAACAGGCCTCTCAGTGAACTCATTCGATGGCCTAGAGTCTGAGGATCTCGGCAATCATGAGCTCGTATTGGGACACTGA